The Bos mutus isolate GX-2022 chromosome 7, NWIPB_WYAK_1.1, whole genome shotgun sequence genome window below encodes:
- the DDA1 gene encoding DET1- and DDB1-associated protein 1 — MADFLKGLPVYNKSNFSRFHADSVCKASNRRPSVYLPTREYPSEQIIVTEKTNILLRYLHQQWDKKNAAKKRDQEQVELEGESSAPPRKVARTDSPDMHEDT, encoded by the exons GCAGATTTTCTGAAAGGACTGCCTGTCTACAACAAAAGCAATTTTAGTAGATTTCATGCCGACTCTGTGTGCAAAGCCTCG AACCGACGTCCCTCAGTCTACCTGCCCACTAGGGAGTACCCGTCTGAACAGA TCATcgtgacagagaaaacaaacattcTTTTGCGCTACCTACATCAGCAATGGGACAAAAAG aATGCCGCCAAGAAGAGAGACCAGGAGCAAGTGGAGCTAGAGGGCGAGAGCTCGGCGCCGCCCCGCAAGGTCGCGCGGACCGACAGCCCGGACATGCACGAGGACACTTAA